In the Rubripirellula tenax genome, one interval contains:
- a CDS encoding patatin-like phospholipase family protein, which yields MVNFINRFFPQAYSHADRGLPSRRQAVVALGGGGARGLAHLGAIEGVLRTGISIERIVGVSAGSLIGALYAVEGDIRRAESVAIGLLNSPEFQLGQQILCGAAPPTDDESTGGTFGWYSRIRKILSAHRKLTRAVTSSSLISDAPLRDAIAGLLPDCDISDLSVPTSIVAADLLSGQRVVLERGPLRLAVQASSAIPGIFPPVRWDDLLLCDIGMVETVPAMIAKSYADDLTIAVDVGQGDTRVDACDTALDVMMRMDDVCQRLMRRYYLDAADVVIRPNIGTRAWFDFSHPNQVIEEGRHAAIESLGQFERSNGRKIGAA from the coding sequence GTGGTTAACTTCATCAATCGATTCTTTCCGCAAGCGTATTCTCACGCCGATCGTGGGTTGCCGTCTCGTCGGCAGGCCGTCGTTGCGCTCGGCGGTGGCGGCGCTCGGGGACTAGCTCACCTGGGCGCGATCGAAGGTGTCTTGCGTACTGGGATCTCCATCGAACGGATCGTCGGCGTCAGTGCCGGCAGTTTGATCGGCGCTCTCTATGCGGTTGAAGGTGACATTCGGCGCGCCGAATCGGTGGCGATCGGCTTGCTGAATTCACCCGAGTTCCAACTGGGGCAACAGATACTTTGCGGGGCGGCACCGCCGACCGATGACGAATCAACCGGAGGCACGTTCGGTTGGTACTCGCGAATCCGAAAGATCCTTTCGGCGCATCGCAAATTGACGCGAGCGGTGACTAGTTCGTCATTGATTTCGGATGCCCCGCTGCGAGATGCGATCGCCGGATTGTTGCCAGATTGTGACATCAGCGATTTGTCGGTCCCGACCAGCATTGTGGCGGCCGACTTGTTGTCCGGGCAACGCGTCGTCTTGGAGCGAGGGCCACTTCGGTTGGCCGTGCAAGCTTCGTCAGCGATTCCAGGAATCTTTCCACCGGTGCGATGGGATGACTTGCTGCTTTGCGACATTGGCATGGTTGAAACGGTGCCGGCGATGATCGCAAAATCTTACGCCGATGATTTGACGATCGCTGTCGATGTTGGCCAAGGCGACACGCGAGTGGATGCGTGTGACACGGCGCTGGATGTGATGATGCGGATGGACGACGTTTGTCAACGTTTGATGCGCCGATATTATCTGGATGCCGCGGACGTTGTCATCCGTCCGAACATTGGAACCCGTGCTTGGTTCGACTTTAGCCATCCCAATCAAGTGATCGAAGAGGGACGTCATGCCGCCATCGAATCGCTCGGTCAGTTCGAACGTTCCAACGGTCGCAAAATTGGTGCGGCATAG
- a CDS encoding anthranilate synthase component II gives MVVVIDNYDSFTYNLVQRLGEIDPSIDIRVFRNDELTIANLDELSPSRILVSPGPCTPNEAGISVDVVKHFAGRVPLLGVCLGHQSIGQAFGGKIVRAPQLMHGKTDAIVHDDGGLFAELANPFIATRYHSLVIEPSSLPPELMVSAWTETGGERQIMGVRHRHHKMEGWQFHPESFLTEPGVEMLKRFLQW, from the coding sequence ATGGTCGTCGTCATCGATAACTACGATTCGTTTACTTACAATCTGGTCCAGCGTCTCGGCGAAATCGATCCGTCGATCGACATTCGCGTTTTTCGCAATGACGAGTTGACGATTGCGAATCTGGACGAATTGTCTCCATCGCGAATCCTGGTCTCACCCGGTCCGTGTACGCCGAACGAAGCCGGGATCAGCGTGGATGTGGTCAAGCATTTTGCGGGGCGAGTTCCGTTGCTGGGTGTTTGCTTGGGTCACCAATCCATTGGACAGGCATTCGGCGGCAAGATCGTTCGCGCGCCGCAACTGATGCACGGCAAGACGGACGCGATCGTACATGACGATGGAGGACTGTTTGCCGAGCTCGCCAATCCCTTCATTGCGACGCGATATCACTCGCTCGTGATTGAGCCGTCAAGTTTGCCGCCCGAATTGATGGTGTCAGCGTGGACTGAGACGGGAGGCGAGCGTCAAATCATGGGCGTGCGCCATCGACACCACAAAATGGAAGGCTGGCAATTCCATCCGGAAAGTTTCTTGACCGAACCAGGCGTCGAAATGTTGAAGCGGTTTTTGCAGTGGTAA
- a CDS encoding DUF2007 domain-containing protein, with the protein MSTKNRILHVYTDGFEAEIVRDRLAAAGIQAFVVGTDMATALSLGGAGTIQGVRLEVSPADYDLAIETLVDDDRRLREAGYWKCGRCSEPNQPAFELCWSCNKPRSDDDERIQADLSDFEPPSAQASDFDAIEVPTQAPLPTEDGNPYRPVLMDDRDGHTHEARYAPGFNEDELDDKVRRALVAACASTMLLPPLSSAYVISLLWRLPPAAYGHPSRRRRINAAWWITMLGLIIGVAYLSLFFG; encoded by the coding sequence ATGTCAACGAAAAATCGAATCCTGCATGTCTACACGGACGGCTTCGAGGCCGAAATCGTTCGAGACCGATTGGCGGCCGCCGGCATCCAAGCGTTCGTGGTCGGCACGGACATGGCGACGGCACTCAGCCTTGGCGGCGCAGGGACCATCCAAGGCGTTCGTTTGGAAGTCTCGCCCGCAGACTATGACCTGGCAATCGAAACGTTGGTCGACGACGATCGCCGTCTGCGCGAGGCCGGGTATTGGAAGTGCGGTCGATGTTCGGAACCGAATCAACCCGCGTTCGAACTTTGTTGGAGTTGCAACAAGCCGCGAAGCGACGACGACGAACGCATCCAAGCCGACCTATCGGACTTCGAACCACCATCGGCGCAAGCCAGCGACTTTGACGCGATCGAAGTACCGACGCAGGCGCCTTTGCCGACCGAGGATGGCAATCCGTATCGCCCCGTTCTGATGGATGATCGCGACGGTCATACGCACGAAGCTCGCTACGCTCCTGGGTTCAACGAAGATGAACTCGACGACAAAGTTCGGCGCGCGCTGGTGGCGGCATGCGCATCGACGATGTTATTGCCGCCTCTTTCGTCGGCCTATGTCATTTCGCTGCTGTGGCGACTGCCGCCCGCTGCCTATGGACACCCGTCGCGACGCCGGCGCATCAACGCGGCATGGTGGATCACGATGCTAGGCCTGATCATCGGCGTCGCTTACCTGAGCCTCTTCTTTGGGTAG
- a CDS encoding acyl-CoA dehydrogenase family protein, whose amino-acid sequence MSVDIREISGGTDHEVPKVNGTSFAEVALRLGGASDDEARRTGVLDTADDQVEGLFSPQYQTTSSPAHRAVWDARVSSDMFSYDTGSTSALVKSVVDRSVGLVRRHRDQGTLLNSEGKISDEVLDQLGDAGYWGLLVDSEFGGSGASMSEFARMITEMAAIDPTVAGLASVHGCIGAVDPVRSFGTEDQKQRFLPKLANGTALSAFALTEPGAGSDLTALKTTAVLDGDHYVVNGEKLFITNAIPGRTIGLVCKIDGVPSVLIIDLPEVEDETFRVHRYKIYALARAHNNGLIFKNFRVPAKNRLVPAHGDGLTIAYHGLNLGRVSLCANAAGTMRWMLAEMLPWADYRKTYGQAIGRRELVQRRVARMAGLIVACDALTNWCAGLLDQGYRGEMECIVAKIFGSESQKEAAIELFMKTHGGRSFLQGHLFGDNVHEFLAPCIYEGEGEMLGMAFFKSLVKEHGKRYFEPIGRVLHDRGISKPNLMNPNHLWALRSPMMGYARWIGGQMVLGSRWSRLPTMSPVLRSHALFAQRQLSDAAMEVSGVMRSHQLKLADRQCRMSALSSKLQNAIVMLVTSLHAAKSGDPITEAAGAVACGELRRRIACASPTDKDFRAETDLGRMIATEGWQELEGVAAGKILMPYK is encoded by the coding sequence ATGAGCGTTGATATTCGAGAGATATCTGGCGGTACCGACCACGAAGTGCCCAAAGTAAACGGTACTTCGTTCGCCGAAGTTGCCTTGCGATTGGGCGGAGCTTCGGATGACGAGGCGCGTCGGACCGGAGTGTTGGACACGGCTGATGATCAAGTCGAGGGTCTGTTCTCGCCCCAATATCAAACAACCAGCAGCCCGGCGCACCGCGCCGTTTGGGATGCTCGAGTGTCGTCTGATATGTTTTCATATGACACCGGATCAACGTCGGCGCTGGTGAAGTCGGTGGTTGATCGGTCGGTGGGACTTGTCCGTCGACATCGCGACCAAGGGACATTGCTTAACAGTGAAGGAAAGATCAGCGACGAAGTGCTCGATCAACTCGGCGACGCCGGCTATTGGGGATTGCTGGTCGATTCCGAGTTCGGTGGTTCCGGAGCGTCGATGTCCGAGTTCGCTCGGATGATTACCGAGATGGCAGCGATCGATCCGACGGTCGCGGGATTGGCATCAGTCCACGGTTGCATTGGCGCCGTGGATCCGGTGCGTTCGTTCGGTACCGAGGATCAGAAGCAACGTTTTCTTCCGAAACTTGCCAATGGCACCGCGTTGTCGGCATTCGCGTTGACCGAACCCGGTGCGGGCAGCGACCTGACGGCTCTGAAGACGACCGCCGTGCTTGATGGAGATCACTACGTCGTCAACGGAGAAAAATTGTTCATCACCAATGCAATTCCCGGCCGCACGATCGGGCTGGTTTGCAAAATTGATGGCGTTCCCAGCGTCTTGATCATCGACCTTCCCGAAGTCGAGGACGAAACGTTCCGCGTCCATCGCTACAAGATCTATGCCCTCGCGCGTGCTCACAACAACGGTCTGATCTTCAAGAACTTTCGTGTCCCCGCAAAGAATCGTTTGGTTCCTGCGCATGGCGATGGATTGACGATTGCGTATCACGGTTTGAATCTCGGACGGGTTTCGTTGTGTGCCAACGCCGCCGGAACGATGCGTTGGATGCTGGCGGAGATGTTGCCTTGGGCTGACTATCGAAAGACCTATGGTCAAGCGATCGGACGACGCGAATTGGTGCAACGGCGTGTCGCCCGGATGGCCGGATTGATCGTCGCGTGCGATGCATTGACGAACTGGTGCGCGGGCTTGCTGGATCAAGGATATCGAGGCGAGATGGAGTGCATCGTCGCGAAAATCTTCGGCAGCGAGTCGCAAAAGGAAGCGGCAATTGAGTTATTCATGAAGACACATGGTGGCCGTTCGTTCTTGCAGGGACACCTTTTCGGTGACAACGTTCACGAGTTCCTGGCACCGTGTATCTATGAAGGCGAAGGTGAAATGTTGGGAATGGCATTCTTCAAGTCGTTAGTGAAAGAGCACGGCAAGCGGTACTTTGAACCGATCGGTCGCGTTCTGCATGATCGTGGGATCAGCAAGCCCAATTTGATGAACCCAAATCATCTGTGGGCACTGCGATCACCCATGATGGGATACGCACGCTGGATCGGCGGCCAAATGGTTTTGGGAAGTCGATGGTCGCGGCTGCCAACGATGTCACCCGTGCTCCGATCGCATGCTTTGTTCGCACAGCGTCAACTCTCCGACGCGGCCATGGAGGTTAGCGGCGTGATGCGGTCGCACCAATTGAAGTTGGCGGATCGTCAATGTCGCATGTCGGCGCTTTCGTCGAAGCTGCAGAACGCGATCGTCATGTTGGTCACCAGCCTGCATGCGGCAAAGTCGGGTGATCCGATCACCGAAGCGGCCGGCGCGGTGGCGTGTGGCGAACTGCGCCGACGAATCGCGTGTGCCTCGCCAACCGACAAAGACTTTCGCGCCGAAACGGATTTGGGACGGATGATCGCGACGGAGGGCTGGCAGGAACTGGAGGGTGTTGCAGCGGGGAAAATCTTGATGCCGTACAAGTAA
- a CDS encoding DUF2617 family protein — protein MLSVRPKVAELAFHVFSRSLHPELYTIHKSRRVERDNYSAQIEITNCGHVVTWNAGGLTLCEVATSAHQPLPRRRLLLSKPLKGSRTERADCRQGIDYRTHFQLEPVDPDMFWMVQQQLGSGPTEGLLHNFDASGRMALGALSYVSVEMRRHSMLVQAIHTFPDDFAIVKVESLFSIDAGNKSV, from the coding sequence GTGCTTTCGGTTCGTCCTAAAGTTGCCGAATTGGCATTCCACGTGTTCAGCCGCTCGCTTCATCCCGAGCTGTACACGATTCATAAAAGCCGCCGGGTCGAACGGGACAACTATTCTGCACAGATCGAGATTACCAACTGTGGCCACGTCGTCACTTGGAACGCCGGTGGATTGACGTTGTGCGAGGTCGCGACCAGCGCCCACCAACCGCTGCCTCGGCGCCGTTTGTTGTTGTCGAAACCTCTGAAGGGAAGTCGCACGGAACGAGCGGACTGCCGTCAAGGCATCGACTATCGGACTCATTTCCAATTGGAACCCGTCGACCCCGACATGTTTTGGATGGTTCAACAGCAACTTGGTAGTGGTCCCACGGAAGGCTTGCTGCACAATTTTGACGCCAGTGGGCGAATGGCACTCGGGGCGCTCAGCTACGTTAGCGTCGAAATGCGTCGTCATTCGATGTTGGTCCAAGCCATTCATACGTTTCCCGATGACTTTGCAATCGTCAAGGTCGAGTCGCTGTTCTCGATCGATGCTGGAAACAAGTCCGTTTGA
- a CDS encoding 3-hydroxyacyl-CoA dehydrogenase NAD-binding domain-containing protein, with protein sequence MNINPYENFVVSTDHRGVVTVAINVGGRPLNVLTRVAMLELETIVGELERSFGVTGVIFRSDKESGFLAGADVSVIAGIETKVEGFGLIEAGQQLFARIEQLPMPTILLIDGPCLGGGLEWALACDHRIARDNSSTKIGLPEIQLGLIPGWGGTQRLPRVVGLAAAMPMILTGKHLSAKEAARIGLVDLAIKPDDWQREVNRFVDEVVDGRSESRHSLSWKSRLLDHTTLGRCITIAMARRSVRSKSTHHPALSAAIDAMAAGFDKRRDGFKVERDRFVEMLGTATSKNLLNLFFARERARKTSTWISNAHKAMHSSPIRRVGVVGAGVMGAGIGQLAAVRGYSVVIKEVDDESCRAGTSRIDGLVREYANRKQFSAIDRDRLRSKIVVTTDASMMGDCDLVIEAIVERIDVKERVFSELDHHLKSSAILTSNTSSLSVTRMGMATKRSQQVAGLHFFNPVHRMELVEVVRCHDTDDATMARLVAFVKTLGKTPVVTTDTPGFLVNRVLFPYLGEAILMVAEGGDVEAIDREVRRFGMPMGPLELLDQVGIDVAAHVAKSLDGVLPDVASVVNHLDSMVSRGLLGRKSGQGFYRYRGGKRGGGMLSSTRNAVTTAPSFAGMIDDGLSPITRRLIYPMLLEATRCHQERVVNEPWAIDLAMVLGTGFAPHRGGPLQMIESIGKKTVLENAERLEMTLGDRFTTNDIVAFRTKQPLPSIELGHQESP encoded by the coding sequence ATGAACATCAATCCGTATGAAAATTTTGTTGTTTCCACCGATCACCGTGGTGTGGTCACCGTAGCGATCAATGTTGGCGGACGTCCGCTCAACGTGTTGACTCGGGTAGCAATGTTGGAGCTCGAAACGATCGTGGGCGAACTCGAGCGTTCGTTCGGCGTCACGGGGGTCATCTTTCGCAGCGACAAAGAGAGTGGCTTTCTGGCCGGCGCCGATGTTTCCGTCATCGCGGGAATCGAAACGAAAGTGGAAGGGTTCGGTTTGATCGAAGCGGGGCAGCAACTGTTCGCAAGAATCGAACAATTGCCAATGCCGACAATCCTTTTGATCGATGGTCCGTGCTTGGGAGGCGGCTTGGAATGGGCCCTGGCTTGCGACCATCGCATCGCTCGGGATAACTCATCGACGAAAATTGGGCTGCCCGAGATTCAATTAGGTTTGATCCCAGGCTGGGGCGGAACCCAGCGGTTGCCCCGAGTCGTCGGATTAGCCGCAGCCATGCCGATGATATTGACTGGCAAACACTTGTCGGCAAAAGAGGCAGCCAGGATCGGTTTGGTCGATTTGGCCATCAAGCCCGATGATTGGCAACGCGAGGTGAACCGGTTCGTTGACGAAGTGGTCGACGGTCGATCCGAATCGAGACATTCCCTTTCATGGAAGTCTCGTTTGCTGGATCACACAACGCTTGGACGCTGCATAACGATTGCGATGGCACGCCGGTCGGTTCGGTCGAAAAGCACGCATCACCCTGCCTTGTCGGCGGCGATCGATGCGATGGCCGCTGGGTTCGACAAACGCCGCGATGGTTTCAAGGTCGAGAGGGATCGATTCGTCGAAATGTTGGGCACCGCGACGAGCAAAAATTTGTTGAATCTATTTTTCGCTCGCGAGCGGGCGCGAAAGACATCGACTTGGATTAGCAATGCTCATAAGGCCATGCACAGCTCGCCGATTCGCCGCGTTGGTGTCGTCGGCGCGGGTGTAATGGGAGCCGGAATCGGTCAGTTGGCCGCCGTCCGCGGCTACTCTGTTGTGATCAAAGAAGTCGACGATGAATCGTGTCGTGCCGGCACGTCACGCATCGATGGCCTGGTGCGCGAATACGCGAACCGGAAACAATTCAGCGCTATCGATCGCGATCGGTTGCGTTCAAAAATCGTCGTCACGACGGATGCTTCAATGATGGGTGATTGCGACTTGGTGATCGAGGCGATCGTTGAAAGAATCGACGTCAAGGAACGCGTGTTTTCCGAACTCGATCATCACTTGAAGTCATCCGCAATTTTGACCAGCAATACGTCATCATTGTCGGTGACTCGCATGGGGATGGCGACGAAGCGATCGCAACAAGTGGCGGGACTGCACTTTTTCAACCCCGTTCACCGGATGGAGCTGGTGGAGGTGGTTCGTTGTCATGACACGGACGACGCGACGATGGCTCGGTTGGTCGCGTTTGTAAAAACACTTGGCAAGACACCTGTCGTGACCACCGACACACCCGGTTTCTTGGTCAACCGAGTTCTGTTCCCGTACCTGGGCGAAGCCATTTTGATGGTGGCCGAAGGGGGCGACGTTGAAGCGATCGATCGCGAAGTTCGTCGTTTCGGAATGCCGATGGGGCCACTTGAGTTGCTCGATCAGGTGGGGATTGATGTCGCTGCCCATGTTGCAAAATCGCTCGACGGCGTCCTGCCCGATGTTGCGTCGGTCGTCAACCATTTGGATTCAATGGTGTCACGTGGACTGCTGGGACGAAAGTCGGGACAAGGATTTTACCGCTACCGTGGCGGCAAACGCGGCGGTGGGATGCTGTCGAGCACACGGAATGCAGTTACCACAGCACCATCATTCGCCGGCATGATCGACGACGGGTTGTCGCCCATCACTCGGCGATTGATCTATCCGATGTTGTTGGAGGCAACGCGGTGCCACCAAGAACGGGTCGTGAACGAACCATGGGCGATCGACCTGGCGATGGTGTTGGGGACCGGCTTCGCCCCGCATCGTGGCGGACCGTTGCAGATGATCGAATCGATCGGGAAGAAAACCGTTCTCGAAAATGCGGAACGCCTTGAGATGACATTGGGTGACCGTTTCACAACCAACGACATCGTCGCCTTCCGTACAAAACAGCCGTTGCCTTCCATCGAGTTGGGACATCAGGAGTCACCCTAA
- a CDS encoding thiolase family protein, whose translation MIKVDPIAVVGGVRTPFAKAFGELAGASAVTLGKAALTGAVSRCGIPVDDVDEVVFGNVAGPPDAANIARVIALSSNIPPERVAHTVNRNCASGIESVIGAWHSLALGRSDIVVAGGTESMSQIPLLVRPEAAAIWMKLARSKTLLERIKTLFTFRPRHFKPIVGVELGLTDPVSGLNMGQTAEILAKEFSISRDDQDAFAMASHRKAETAQKRCFLSGEIVPMEYGNTSMSKDNAIRYGQSMESLSKLRPIFERGGTVTAGNSCPLTDGAAAMVVCRSEDVSRFSGEPLGYVTSYAVAGCDPRRMGLGPVFAMNRLFNQTGFSLADFDLIEINEAFAAQVIACERAMQSRDFSQKHLGRSTPLGTLDRDRLNIHGGAIALGHPVGTTGTRLILTMLRALRESGGKRGLVTLCVGGGQGAAVIVETEMEKRS comes from the coding sequence ATGATCAAGGTTGACCCCATCGCGGTTGTCGGCGGAGTGCGAACTCCTTTCGCGAAAGCGTTCGGTGAGCTTGCGGGCGCATCGGCCGTGACATTAGGAAAGGCGGCGCTCACGGGTGCCGTCTCACGGTGCGGCATCCCGGTGGACGATGTCGACGAAGTCGTGTTCGGCAACGTAGCCGGTCCGCCGGATGCCGCCAATATCGCTCGCGTGATCGCGCTGTCATCCAACATTCCTCCGGAACGTGTCGCCCACACGGTCAATCGCAATTGCGCGTCGGGGATCGAGTCCGTGATCGGTGCGTGGCACTCGCTGGCACTGGGGCGATCAGACATCGTCGTGGCAGGCGGCACCGAATCGATGTCGCAAATACCATTGTTGGTCCGCCCCGAAGCCGCTGCGATATGGATGAAGTTGGCGCGATCAAAAACGTTGCTCGAGCGGATCAAGACTTTGTTCACGTTCCGACCGCGACACTTCAAACCGATCGTCGGCGTCGAACTCGGGCTGACCGATCCGGTGTCTGGCTTGAACATGGGCCAAACCGCTGAAATCCTTGCGAAAGAATTTTCTATCTCGCGCGACGATCAAGACGCGTTCGCCATGGCCAGTCACCGTAAGGCTGAAACGGCTCAAAAGCGATGTTTTTTGTCTGGAGAAATCGTCCCCATGGAGTATGGGAACACGTCGATGAGCAAAGACAACGCAATTCGTTACGGTCAATCGATGGAATCATTGTCGAAGCTGCGTCCGATCTTTGAACGTGGCGGGACCGTGACGGCGGGCAACAGTTGCCCGTTGACCGATGGTGCCGCAGCGATGGTGGTTTGCCGTTCCGAAGATGTGTCGCGATTTTCTGGCGAGCCACTTGGCTACGTCACATCGTATGCCGTGGCCGGATGTGACCCGCGGCGGATGGGACTCGGTCCCGTTTTTGCGATGAACAGACTCTTCAATCAAACGGGGTTCTCGCTCGCTGATTTTGACTTGATCGAAATCAACGAAGCCTTCGCCGCGCAAGTGATTGCTTGCGAGCGGGCAATGCAGTCGCGTGACTTTTCACAAAAGCATCTTGGTCGATCGACGCCCTTGGGAACGCTCGATCGCGATCGCTTGAACATCCATGGCGGTGCGATTGCCTTGGGCCATCCAGTGGGAACCACGGGGACTCGGTTGATATTGACGATGTTGCGTGCCCTGCGTGAATCGGGCGGCAAGCGTGGGCTGGTAACGCTGTGCGTTGGCGGCGGTCAAGGAGCTGCAGTGATAGTTGAAACCGAAATGGAGAAACGATCATGA
- a CDS encoding HisA/HisF-related TIM barrel protein, which produces MIDKIIGVLDVLDSCAVHAIAGDRRNYQPMPWCNGSPTELVDHYHRLGVNRTYVADLDAILHGQVQTQTLIDVCNRKPHEEILLDVGWKGDCPHQLQAVNDVLHNTNASVGFIAATESASGIAAVGQLADVVGASRVFLSLDFRDGNLVGDGTSESRWIEAAMEFALGGIIVLDVAQVGTGRGPITAVRCQRLADRCRGQRIYSGGGIRSLDDVETLVRAGCHGCLVGTMLHENRFRENNDLPG; this is translated from the coding sequence TTGATCGACAAGATCATCGGCGTGCTTGATGTGTTGGACTCGTGCGCTGTTCACGCCATCGCGGGTGATCGTCGCAACTATCAACCGATGCCGTGGTGCAACGGTTCACCCACTGAACTGGTCGATCACTACCATCGCCTTGGTGTGAATCGCACGTACGTCGCCGACCTGGACGCAATTCTTCATGGCCAGGTTCAGACACAAACTTTGATCGATGTTTGCAATCGCAAGCCCCACGAAGAGATACTTTTGGATGTCGGTTGGAAAGGCGATTGCCCACACCAGCTTCAAGCAGTGAACGATGTTCTTCACAACACCAATGCGTCCGTCGGGTTCATCGCGGCAACAGAATCCGCCAGCGGCATCGCCGCGGTGGGGCAATTGGCAGATGTGGTTGGGGCATCGCGAGTCTTTCTGAGTCTCGATTTTCGCGACGGGAATCTTGTTGGCGACGGAACGTCAGAGTCCCGGTGGATCGAAGCTGCGATGGAATTCGCATTGGGTGGCATCATCGTTTTGGATGTCGCCCAAGTTGGGACGGGCCGTGGCCCTATCACTGCCGTCCGATGCCAGCGTCTCGCCGACCGATGCCGAGGCCAACGGATCTATTCAGGTGGCGGAATTCGATCACTGGACGACGTCGAAACATTGGTTCGTGCCGGATGCCACGGATGTTTGGTCGGCACGATGTTGCACGAGAATAGGTTTCGTGAAAATAACGATTTGCCCGGTTGA
- a CDS encoding DUF4332 domain-containing protein, translated as MILRSLLRLFGTPTAPKPITSQPDNIVLYAHLPRMVGESKNDPTPTSKAKKRRSSQIRNSGSHRQHLLSMRLEHIRICSPRRCKRLNEFGIVTAGDLASADPHRLAEQFNAPRKALRTIQHYRRAIRFSASVPGMMPRDALLLVSIHRRSIRGLATESAAQLYRDLQRFAESSQGQALLRGRRLPSTRRLKRWIAQCESMASSPGLRTRAA; from the coding sequence ATGATATTGCGATCTCTTCTGCGACTGTTTGGTACACCCACTGCCCCCAAGCCGATCACGTCACAACCTGACAACATCGTGCTGTACGCCCATTTGCCGCGTATGGTGGGCGAATCGAAAAACGACCCCACGCCTACGTCGAAGGCCAAGAAACGGCGATCAAGTCAAATACGCAACAGCGGCTCTCACCGCCAGCACCTGTTGAGCATGCGGCTGGAACACATTCGCATTTGCAGCCCACGTCGATGCAAGCGACTCAACGAATTCGGCATTGTCACCGCGGGTGATCTAGCCTCGGCCGACCCACACCGCTTGGCCGAACAATTCAACGCGCCGCGTAAGGCGTTGCGGACCATTCAACACTACCGTCGTGCGATTCGCTTCTCGGCGTCCGTGCCAGGAATGATGCCACGCGATGCATTGCTGTTGGTCAGCATTCATCGTCGCAGCATTCGCGGACTGGCGACCGAATCGGCCGCACAACTGTATCGGGACCTGCAACGGTTTGCCGAGAGCAGCCAGGGGCAAGCGTTATTGCGCGGCCGACGACTGCCCAGCACCCGAAGGTTGAAACGGTGGATCGCCCAATGCGAATCGATGGCGTCGTCGCCCGGGCTGCGGACTCGCGCCGCGTAG